One stretch of Euphorbia lathyris chromosome 7, ddEupLath1.1, whole genome shotgun sequence DNA includes these proteins:
- the LOC136235671 gene encoding DEAD-box ATP-dependent RNA helicase 42, with product MGDVKHKSRKEDSDRKDEDVKRSHRDRDKERNVERQRDREKRSKRSEREKSVDSDDKYEREKDKDKEKEKDREKHRDRDKDKRNRDNEREKVKDRKRDRDDKGKDRDSERDREREEKRERARAREKERERERERERKEREKEEREKEREREREKERERRERDREERDKERREREKEKEKERERRIREKEKRREISSDDGGEDDAKDHERKRQRRDDGDRRRAREQSTSRSNKHKDESEGSPRRKPVEDDSDKKETITREEELEEEQKRLEEEMEKRRRRVQEWQELKRKKEETERENHGEAADTDEQKTGKTWTLEGEESDDEEGSGSGEGGADMDLEENANPDKEVEETMVIDSKNGTAASENGGDGIAEEDEIDPLDAFMNAMVLPEVEKLNSAVITETDDDMNTDLKEEEKKEVHKGEQPKKGSKKSLGRIIPGEGSDSDYGDHEKDDDTVDDEDDDEFMKRVKKTKAEKLSVVDHSKIDYKPFRKNFYIEVKEIMRMTSEEVGVYRKELELKLHGKDVPKPIKTWHQTGLTSKLLETIKKLSYEKPMPIQAQALPIIMSGRDCIGVAKTGSGKTLAFVLPMLRHIKDQPPVEAGDGPIGLIMAPTRELVQQIHSDIRKFSKTLGIRCVPVYGGSGVAQQISELKRGTEIVVCTPGRMIDILCTSGGKITNLRRVTYLVMDEADRMFDMGFEPQITRIVQNIRPDRQTVLFSATFPRQVEILARKVLNKPVEIQVGGRSVVNKDITQLVEVRPENQRFLRLLELLGEWYEKGKILIFVQSQDKCDALFRDMLKHGYPCLSLHGAKDQTDRESTISDFKSNVCNLLIATSIAARGLDVKELELVINFDVPNHYEDYVHRVGRTGRAGRKGCAITFISEDDARYAPDLVKALELSEQVVPGDLKALADGFMAKVNQGLEQAHGTGYGGSGFKFNEEEDEKRIAAKKAQAKEYGFEEDKSDSEDEDDGVRKAGGDISRQAAFAQQLAAIANASKNTTPAMPTQNPATQINPTTSLHGVMGLPIPGPTVVVPLPGVPLVNNDNTAKAIKAAMNLQQNLAKIQADAMPEHYEAELEINDFPQNARWKVTHKETLGPISEWTGAAITTRGQYFPPGKIPGPGDRKLFLFIEGPSETSVKKAKTELKRVLEDITNQALSLPGGAQPGRYSVI from the coding sequence ATGGGAGATGTTAAACATAAATCTAGGAAGGAGGATTCTGATAGGAAGGATGAGGATGTGAAGAGAAGTCACCGTGATCGTGATAAGGAGAGAAATGTAGAGAGGCAACGGGACAGAGAGAAGAGGAGCAAGCGTTCGGAGAGAGAGAAGAGCGTTGATTCTGATGATAAATATGAACGAGAGAAGGATAAGGataaggagaaggagaaggaccGAGAAAAGCATAGGGACAGAGACAAGGATAAAAGAAACAGAGATAATGAAAGGGAAAAAGTCAAGGATAGGAAGAGAGATAGAGATGATAAGGGTAAAGACAGAGACAGCGAGAGGGATCGAGAGAGGGAAGAAAAGAGGGAGAGAGCGAGAGCGAGAGAGAAGGAGAGGGAGagggaaagagagagagaaaggaaggaACGAGAAAAAGAAGAACGTGAGAAGGAAagagagagggagagggagAAGGAGAGGGAGAGAAGGGAGCGCGACAGAGAAGAAAGAGATAAGGAGAGAAGAGAAAGGgagaaggaaaaggaaaaggagaGGGAGAGGAGGATAAGGGAAAAGGAGAAACGTCGAGAAATTAGCAGTGATGATGGTGGTGAAGATGATGCTAAGGACCATGAGAGGAAGCGACAAAGGAGAGATGATGGAGACAGGCGTAGAGCACGAGAACAGAGTACTAGCAGGTCAAACAAACACAAGGATGAAAGTGAGGGAAGCCCAAGGAGAAAGCCTGTTGAGGATGACTCGGATAAGAAAGAGACTATAACCCGAGAGGAGGAACTGGAGGAGGAACAGAAAAGATTGGAGGAGGAAATGgaaaaaaggagaagaagagttCAAGAGTGGCAAGAACTGAAGAGGAAAAAGGAAGAAACTGAGAGAGAAAATCATGGGGAAGCTGCAGATACCGATGAACAAAAAACAGGTAAAACATGGACCTTAGAAGGAGAagaatctgatgatgaagaaggaTCTGGCTCAGGAGAGGGTGGGGCAGACATGGACTTGGAGGAAAATGCAAACCCTGATAAAGAAGTTGAAGAGACAATGGTAATAGATTCTAAAAACGGGACAGCTGCTTCAGAAAATGGGGGTGATGGTATCGCCGAGGAAGATGAAATTGATCCCTTGGATGCTTTCATGAATGCAATGGTCTTACCTGAAGTTGAGAAGTTAAACAGTGCAGTAATTACTGAAACAGATGATGATATGAATACGGACTTGAAGGAGGAGGAGAAAAAGGAAGTACATAAGGGAGAGCAGCCGAAAAAAGGCTCTAAGAAATCCTTGGGGAGAATAATTCCGGGTGAAGGTTCAGATTCAGACTATGGGGACCATGAGAAAGATGATGATACTGTAGATGATGAAGACGATGATGAGTTCATGAAGAGGGTGAAGAAGACTAAAGCTGAAAAATTATCTGTTGTGGATCACTCAAAAATCGATTACAAACCATTCCGAAAGAACTTCTATATTGAAGTGAAGGAGATCATGAGGATGACTTCTGAAGAGGTTGGTGTGTATAGGAAAGAATTAGAATTGAAACTGCATGGGAAGGATGTCCCGAAACCAATTAAAACATGGCACCAAACTGGGCTAACTAGTAAATTGTTAGAGACAATAAAGAAGCTCAGTTATGAGAAGCCAATGCCAATCCAAGCCCAGGCCTTGCCAATAATTATGAGTGGCAGGGACTGTATAGGCGTTGCAAAAACTGGCTCTGGAAAAACCCTTGCATTTGTGCTGCCAATGCTGCGGCACATCAAGGACCAACCACCAGTGGAAGCTGGAGATGGGCCAATTGGGCTTATAATGGCACCTACGAGGGAGCTTGTTCAACAGATCCATAGTGATATAAGGAAGTTTTCCAAGACACTGGGAATTAGATGTGTTCCAGTTTATGGAGGTTCAGGTGTTGCTCAACAGATCAGTGAATTAAAGCGGGGTACTGAGATTGTTGTCTGTACTCCTGGTAGAATGATTGACATACTTTGCACGAGTGGAGGAAAAATTACAAACCTTCGTAGAGTCACTTATTTGGTTATGGATGAAGCTGATCGAATGTTTGACATGGGCTTTGAGCCTCAGATTACTAGAATTGTTCAAAATATCCGCCCAGATAGGCAAACTGTACTCTTTTCTGCTACTTTCCCTCGCCAGGTTGAGATTTTGGCTCGTAAAGTGTTGAATAAACCTGTGGAAATCCAGGTTGGTGGGAGGAGTGTGGTGAACAAGGACATAACTCAGTTAGTTGAGGTCAGACCAGAAAATCAAAGGTTCTTGAGGCTGTTGGAACTACTTGGCGAATGGTATGAGAAAGGAAAGATTTTGATATTTGTCCAATCACAGGATAAATGTGATGCTTTGTTTAGGGATATGCTTAAGCATGGGTACCCCTGCCTTTCACTTCATGGGGCAAAGGATCAGACAGATCGAGAATCTACCATTTCAGATTTCAAGAGCAATGTCTGCAATTTGTTGATCGCGACAAGTATTGCTGCCAGAGGTTTAGATGTGAAGGAACTAGAATTGGTAATCAATTTTGATGTTCCGAACCACTATGAGGATTATGTTCACCGGGTTGGACGAACTGGTCGAGCAGGTCGGAAAGGCTGTGCCATCACATTTATTTCCGAGGACGATGCAAGATATGCACCTGATCTTGTAAAGGCATTGGAACTCTCTGAGCAAGTTGTTCCGGGAGACCTGAAAGCACTTGCAGATGGTTTTATGGCAAAAGTAAATCAGGGGCTTGAGCAAGCCCATGGAACTGGTTATGGTGGAAGTGGTTTTAAATTCAatgaagaggaagatgaaaagagGATAGCAGCTAAGAAAGCACAAGCAAAAGAATACGGCTTTGAGGAGGATAAGTCTGAttcagaagatgaagatgatggAGTTCGTAAGGCCGGTGGTGATATTTCTCGGCAGGCTGCTTTTGCTCAGCAGTTGGCTGCTATTGCTAATGCTTCCAAAAACACTACACCTGCAATGCCTACACAGAACCCAGCTACTCAAATAAATCCTACTACTTCTCTGCACGGTGTCATGGGCCTACCAATTCCGGGTCCAACCGTAGTTGTGCCTTTGCCTGGCGTGCCTCTTGTCAATAATGATAACACAGCTAAGGCAATTAAAGCTGCCATGAACTTGCAGCAGAACCTTGCAAAGATTCAAGCCGATGCAATGCCGGAACACTATGAAGCAGAACTAGAGATTAACGATTTCCCCCAGAATGCTCGGTGGAAGGTCACGCACAAGGAAACATTAGGTCCTATTTCTGAATGGACTGGTGCTGCCATTACTACCAGGGGGCAATACTTCCCGCCAGGCAAAATTCCCGGACCAGGGGATCGGAAGCTGTTTTTGTTCATTGAGGGACCCAGTGAAACATCTGTTAAGAAAGCTAAAACGGAACTTAAACGTGTTTTGGAAGACATTACAAACCAGGCTTTATCACTTCCCGGTGGAGCTCAACCCGGAAGATATTCGGTCATTTAA